The nucleotide sequence CGCTTGGACCCACTTAGATATGAAAAGGACCCCACCGGAGATAACTACCAATCAACTAAGTGTCGATCCCAGAtttaaaccggtgaagcaaaagaggaaACCTCAGTTTGAGGTatagcatgcattcatcaaaaagaggtaaccaaacttctcaaaatagagTCCATCAGGGAAGTAAAATATCTCGAATGGCTAGCTagcgtagtggtagtccctaaataggggaataaacttagaatgtgtgtagactacaaatATTTGAACTAAGCATTCACTAAAGATTTTTTCCCACTGTCCAACATCGATCGATTGATCGATGCTACGGCTGGCcaggagatccttacctttctcaatgcctactccgggtacaatcagattcaaatgaacccggaggaccggGAAAAGACTTTGTTCATCACGAAGTATGGTACATATTACTATAATGTAAttcccttcgggctaaaaaatgcaggagcaacatcagcgcctagttaataaaatgttcgaacatcaaataggcaaaaccatggaagtttatattgatggcatgctagttaagtccctgcgcacaGAGGACTATTTGACCACTTGCAGGTGACATTCGATATcctaagaaagtacaacatgaagctcaaaccagagaaatgtgctttcggagtcggttcgggcaagttcttgggcttcatggtgtcgaaCAGGGGGATAGAGAttaatcccgataaaatcaaagccatcgaggagATCACCGTGGTGAACAATGTGAAAGTCGTACAATGGCTGATGGGGAGGACAGTTGCCCTTGGACGATTTATCTCGAGGTCATCAGATCGGAGCTATCATTTCTTTTTCCTactcaagaagaagaacaactaCGTATGGACTCCAAAATGCCAACAAGCCTTGAAAGAATTGAAACGGTATCTCTCGAGCCCACCCCTGCTCCATACTATGAAGGAGGATGAAACACTCTACTTGTATCTAGTCGTgtcagaagtagcggtaagtggcgtgttggtttgagaagagaaaggtacataatttcctatctattatgtgaGTCGGACCCTAGGCGATGTTGAAACCAAGTACCCCCATTTGGAAAAgttagctcttgcattaataagcaCATCTATTAAATTAAAACCACATTTTCATTGCCATCATATATGTGTGCTGACTACATACCCACTTcgaaatgttttgcataagcccAAATTATCAGGCGGATTGGCAAAATGGGTCATCGAACTTGGAGGATATGGTATCGAATATCAGCCTCGAAcggctatcaagtctcaaattttggcagacttcgtggctgattttgcacctaccctcgtacccgaagtagaAAAGGAAATCTTGCTAAAAATGGGTatgtcatcgggggtatggaccctcttcacagacgatGCCTCAAATGTGAAAGGATCCAGGCTCGACATTGTTTTAAAACGACCTACGGGCAGTATCATTAGGCATTCTATCAAGACTtctaaattgactaacaatgaggccgagtatgaggccatgattacaggtctcaAACTAGCCAAGGGCCTTGGGGCAGAGGTCATCGAGGCAAAGTGTGACTCCCTTTTGGTAGTAAATCAAGTGAATGAGAGCTTCGAAGTTCGAGACGACcaaatgcagaggtacttggacaaacttCAAGTGACATTGTaccgtttcaaggaatggacgCTAGACCATGTACCTCGGGAGCagaatagcgaggccgatgcacttgcaaacttggggtcatcggtagAAGAAGATGATATCGTCCCTAGGACTGTCATCCAACTATCGATGGCAGTGGTCGAAGAAGGCCATGCAGTGATTAATTCAACATGTTTAAcgtgggattggaggaataagtacatagactacttgaagCATGGGAAGTTCCCCGCGGACCCAAAAGTGTCAAGAACACTTCGAGCCAAAGCAACTCGATTCTCACTCGCTGAAACTGGAATGTTGTATAGAAGAACCTTCTATGGATCACTGGCAGTGTGCTTGGGACCCGGTGACACAAATTATGTATTAAGAGAAATCCATGACGACATTTGTGGGAACCATTCTAGTGCAGACTCTCTGGTTCACAAGGTGATTAGAGCGGGATATtattgggatagcatggaaaaggataccaaggagttcgttcgaaagtGTGATAAATGCTAAAGATTTGCACCGATAATCCATCAACCCGGTGAACAACTCTATtcggtcctatccccgtggccattcatgaaatagggatgGACATTGCCATCCCCCAACTAACGGCgccaggtaaagctagatttattttgtttatgactgactacttctcaaagtgggttgaagtgcaggccttcgagaaggtaagagaaaaagaagtcatcgacttcatatgggaccacatcatatgtcggttcaggATACCTGTCGAAATAgcatgtgacaatgggaaacagttcATCGGTAGTAAAGTAACAAAATTCCTTAAGGACCATAAAATCAGAAGGATCCTATCAGCACCTTACCACCCAAGTGCAAATAGTTAGGCCAAGTCTACAAACAAAACCAGCATTCGAAACTTAAAGAAAATGTTAGATTATGCAAAGGGCAAACGGAGAGAATCATTACCCgaggtgctatgggcatatcgaacgacgTCGAAGTCGAGCATGAGGGAGACCCCATTTTCTTTGGTATACAGATCTGAAGCATTGATCATAGTCGAAGCCGGGGAACCTAGCGTCAGGTTCCAGCATGCCATCGAGGgttcaaatcacgaggctatgaacacctCTCTCGAACAACTCGATAAAATGAGAGGCCGTGTTAATTCGAATGGCCATACAAAAATaaaggatcgaaaggtattacaacagaAGGACAAACCTTCGATATTTTAGAGTCGGAGACATCATCCTAAGGAAAGTCATTCTTAACACTCGAGACCTAAACGAAGGGAAACTAGGTCCCAATTGGGAAGGACTGTACCGTGTCCTCGGAGTTGTAgggaaaggatcctacaaacttagcacaatggatggtgagcaactaccaaacaattggaatgtatcgttGTTCAagtgatattactgctaaggtatgacctctCCCCTTTTCCGTTTGCATTTAAAACTAACTCCTTGCAGATGTTCGAGTGGAGATATCGAGGAACCTTTCAGCTCGAAGATCTTGGGTttgaaagcatgtgttgcactctttttcccttagattgggttttatcccaaatgggttttactggcaagatttttaatgaggcaacacatATATGCTACCTAAAGAAcattcaacaagtattcaaggcttcttttcgatcaacctcgaatactggggggaaaCACCCTCAGAGGttatatttttgagaaagatatTTCACGCCTAAGAGGTCCTCGATAtgagaactttgtaatgggccaaatggtcaaatgaaccgtgtctatatagaatagtcgagccccgacggcaaaacatgtacgcatgtattaACTATTTAAACAAGCATTCAGGTTATATCAAAAACACCTTGTATCTCATACGAGCTCCACACTTACAATCCTACGGGAAGCGGCTCGAGGGCCAAAGTACCTTGAAATACCCGGGGATTGTCACTGACAGTCAACACATCCGAGTAATCGAAAATTCGGACTCATAatacctcaaagaggcacccccttAAAACAAAGGTCAAGGCCAATATACTCGGGGTCTAACTTTTCGAACAAGTTCGGAAAGAtatcgggaaacaagtccaagtgaCAAACCCGAAGGCTACGGCCATACTAAAAGACTACGGTCACATAAAGGTTATGACCAAAATAATGCAATTCGGAGACGTTCGACTTTCGCTACAAATTAAAGGCCTTCAACTATTGAaaaaccggttaaaacaggctaccctcggcaaaagcaaacTATAAAGGGCTTTAATAAATTCAGCCTCCGAAAAATATGAAGGCCTCGATAAAACCGGCCCTCAATTAATccaagggcttcgataaaatcggCCTTCAAAAATACCTCAAGAGGTATTCAATTATGTGTATGCAAACAAATAACCAACAAGGTTCCGATACGTCAAACCTTCGAAAAACTCAAACGGgtacaaaaaacacatgctaaggcatacaaaATTTTCACTAAGATTTTTAGTTGAAAAGAGGGAAAAGTTTATAGCTATTTTAGAGGCTGAATTGGCCCGACCTAAAGAGACTAAGGGCcaacctaaaagagcctaagggccaaactaaaagagcctaagggccaacctaaAAGACCTTAAGGGCCAATATTTAAAGAGATTTAAGGCCGAAGCACACCATGCTCGAAGACCTTACCCAACTCGGACTCAAAATTCCCGAACTAAAACTTAGCTCGAAGAATCGAACCTTAAGTGGTAACCTATtattggtcgttgatcaaaatacAAATATTTGAGGATCTACTCTACCCCAAATTTGATTCAATGCTCAGAGGTTAGAGCATCAAAACTTTAACAAACGCTGAAGAAAAATTGAGGGCAAACGACAAAGGGAAATTctttttatatatacaaaaagaTATTACACGGGGGTCGTACAAAGCAAAAATTACAAAAAGATAGAAAACATTCTACCTACTCCAGAGGGGCATTCCCCCTTGGACCTGTCGTTTCCCCGGGACCAGCCTCTTCCCCGGGGGTAAGTTCTTCGACAGCCCCCTCCTCTTCATCATATCCAGCGTCATCATCGTCATCGGAGGAAAGGAAAATTTTTGCATAATCCTCGTCTGCTTAGCTTGCTTTATCTCCTTGGAAAGATCAAAGCCCTTAGCatgaatctcttcgagggtctcccttcgagaTCGGAGTCGGACATAGTCATTGATTCTTTTTTCCCAATCGGAAGCCTCCCTCAACTCCATCTAAACATCGGCAGCATCTTTCAAATAGATGGTCACCGTCCTGTTGGCCTTGGCCTGTATTACACTAGCTTCGGCCCTGACTTCCACCACTTCGGCCTTGGCCTTCGCAAGACCAGCCTCGAGCTCAGCTATTCTACCAGCTTGAACCAAGTTGCTCCCTTGAGTGTTTCGAAGTTGAACATCGAAGGTCGATACCTTCACCAACACATCATTTTTAGCCACAACGAGGGCATCCATCTTCGCTTTCCATTCATTGCACTCAGCTCAGATTTTATTGACCTCGCCCTGAAGCTGCCCGATCATATCTAGCTTCTGCTACAACTGAGATATTGAAGTATTAGCCTCCAAAGAAGGGAGAGGTAGCCCATATTTTTTTGGAACAAAGGTTACCTGCTTTTCTAGCTCACTCTCGTATTCACAAGCTTCGGTCAGCTCCGATCGGAGATGTTTCAGTTCTTACTCCTTTTTGTCAAGGAGAAGCCTAAGCATTTTCTCCTCACTCGAAACCCTACGCAATTCGACTTCATAATGGCGCAATTCGGTCTTCAATTTTTCAAAGGCCTACACAAAAGAAAGGAATGATTAGTTAGACAGAAGAAGAAAAGTATGGCATTGGAGAAATATCAAGGCCGCTAAAACTTACAATTAAACCCATCCGCTGGGTCGGCCTCATCGAACTCAATAAAGTAACCCTGGAAAGGGCCGTCTTCACTCGGGACCCCGCCAAGCTCGAATGTCATCACATTCTGAGCATCCCTAATGGTATCTTCAGAGAAGGCCAGAAACGACGAGGGTTGAACTACTGTTATGGCCTTGGGGAGATCACCCGAGGCGCTTTGTTCAAGCAGAGGAGCTTCGAGGTTTGCTCCCTTTAGAGTATTTCCGAAAGTCTGAGAAGCGGTTGTCGCGTCAGGTAAAGCAGGGCCTTCATCCCCCTTTTCTTTTAAAGCTCCTTCCTCGAGGCTAGGGGCCCCGAACTCAGTAGGCTTGACAGCCTCGAAAGATTTCCTGGTTTGAGCCAGCAACATCGAACCCTCTATCTCGTCACCATCATCATCCATAAACTGGTGGGCCGAGTCAATGTCCACACTTATGACGACATTTCTCCTACGCCTTCGAGCGGGCTCTGTTTGGCTTTGGGTGTCCTCTCTCGTCGAGGAAGAGGTCCTCTTGCTATCCTCCTTAGGATTTGGAGCCGAAGATCTTGTTTCTTCCCTGGAAGAGGGCGACCTCATCTCAAAGAACTCATGAATACCTGCGATAGAGGAATCATGTCACATGAAGAAAGATATTCTTAATGAGGAAAGAAATATTATGGCATGTACCGTGATGTTTCTCTTCCTACTTGACCTTAAACAAGTCCCACCATTTGCGTTTGTCGTATAAAGAAGTAGCAGCTAGTTTGCGAACCTAGTCCTCAAGGTCGAGAATCGCATTAGGCATCCACGGAACCACTGCAAAGAGGGGAAAGGAGTAATTATGcaaagtttaaaaaaattatggaaaataattaaagaaatccACTCACGTTCGAAATTCCATTTCTTGGGGAACGACAGGAACTTCTAGGGAATAATATCGACGGTCCTCACCCGGATGAACCGgctcatccaacctcgatccttgCCTTCGTCGTTATTGGCGAAGAAGGAATTGGTTGATCGGTGTTGGAGTTTTATTAAACCTCGGAAATGTTGAGGTCAATATAATCGAATGAGGTGGCTAAGGGTGAAATCGAGCTCGGCCTTTTCACTACAGAACCTCATCATTATTACGATCCGCCAAAAAGATGGATGAATCTGGCCCAGGGTTACTTGATATCTTCGGCAAGATTCGAGCTCGAGCGGGTCGAGGGGATCCAATGTAAAGGGGTATGTATATACACTCAGGAACCCCACAACGTAAGTTGTGATGTCCTCCCCTCGAGAAGGTATTTGCAGAACGACCTCCTCTCCCCATTTACACTCCCTCCTCACAGCATCAAGATGACTTTCCTCAATTGACCTTATGTACCTCGATGCATGCTCTCGACGTCCGGAAACATCGGGAGGGCTCTCGATTATAAATTCCTTTTTAAGGAAAATTTTCCCGGCACAATCTCATGAAGAGCCGGCGGTTTACCACCGGCCGGACGGGAAGTAGAAGTAGAGTTCCTTTCTTTCTGAGGAACAAATTTGGAAGTTTTCACCATCAGTGCcttagaaaaataagaagaaaacgagtGAACCGGTGAGGTTTTGAGCGATGAAACGGAGGAACTAGAGGTGAAAAGGAAAAGTATAGAAGAGAATAGGTGTTGCAAGGTGGAAAATTCCTTAATGAGAAGAGAAAACAAGTATATATACTGGAAGGCGGCGACGGTTCATTAGTAGTGGTGGCCGACCGGCTCTGACAAGCATTTATTGTTTTTGGGAAAAGAACCGACGGGACGCTTTGGTCATTTCAACGCTTACGTCATAAGAGTGGTGCCACCATAAATGACTTCGGGAATCTAAGTCGTTTCATATTATTTCATTCTAACAAAtgcagggactatctgtatacggtcaaaatcaaggAGCCCGATTTCAAAGTCTTAAATTGGGCTATAAGTCCGAGTCCGGGTAAATAGGGTTGGACCCGGCTGAAGGACACGCAACTTGAGAGAGTAGATCGGAGGCTGGCACAACCTACATCGAGGGCAATACAATCTCGAAGCCA is from Nicotiana tabacum cultivar K326 chromosome 18, ASM71507v2, whole genome shotgun sequence and encodes:
- the LOC142172482 gene encoding uncharacterized protein LOC142172482 codes for the protein MITGLKLAKGLGAEVIEAKCDSLLVVNQVNESFEVRDDQMQRYLDKLQVTLYRFKEWTLDHVPREQNSEADALANLGSSVEEDDIVPRTVIQLSMAVVEEGHAVINSTCLTWDWRNKYIDYLKHGKFPADPKVSRTLRAKATRFSLAETGMLYRRTFYGSLAVCLGPGDTNYVLREIHDDICGNHSSADSLVHKVIRAGYYWDSMEKDTKEFVRKCDKC